From Microbacterium croceum, a single genomic window includes:
- a CDS encoding glycosyltransferase, translated as MSSPQLIPPAEAVTLDFTSVSPTSGGVGVVAAGVAEGLAATGVKIRCLVNSDTHAAWASRLPDLAEYLVPVSVRLSAMSPWQQAIRRFVPRSSRLMQLLIGRVRAVRARSTSGIAGDGVVWQPFHRAPVAGANAVVTVHDLRVFEPDLSSPMDQEIITENVRRARAVICSWAHPHDSLLRRFPEAASKTFLIPLPVLNPGDWIERAAPGDRELRLLLPGFVTPHKNHEVLIRALPRLHGARAVFTGSEDGKHGAHLRALADELGVGDRIEWLGFVDSARLESEYAAADLLVMPTRWEAASGPIFEAIVRGLPFVASRIPPITAQLDSLGLSLPTFDCDSPEELIAAIRATVDDYGTFVDLLRPLSAEIRERTWKQMAEDYNHVFAWAAGRGDKPEQLMRGNHV; from the coding sequence GTGTCTTCACCGCAGTTGATCCCCCCGGCGGAGGCTGTCACGCTCGACTTCACTTCGGTAAGTCCGACATCAGGCGGCGTCGGAGTGGTGGCTGCCGGCGTCGCCGAGGGGCTCGCGGCCACGGGGGTGAAGATTCGTTGTCTCGTCAATAGCGACACGCACGCGGCTTGGGCGTCGAGACTTCCCGATCTGGCAGAGTATCTCGTCCCCGTCAGCGTAAGACTGAGCGCAATGAGTCCGTGGCAGCAGGCCATCCGCCGGTTTGTTCCCCGCTCATCACGATTGATGCAGCTACTGATCGGCCGGGTGCGAGCGGTGCGGGCGCGGTCGACGTCCGGCATCGCCGGAGATGGCGTCGTTTGGCAGCCTTTCCACCGAGCGCCGGTCGCCGGCGCCAACGCTGTCGTAACCGTGCATGATCTCCGCGTGTTCGAACCCGACCTCTCCTCACCGATGGATCAGGAGATCATCACCGAAAATGTGCGCAGGGCTCGTGCAGTGATCTGCAGCTGGGCTCATCCGCACGACAGCCTGCTGCGCCGCTTCCCAGAGGCGGCGAGCAAGACATTCCTCATCCCACTCCCTGTGCTCAATCCTGGCGACTGGATCGAACGGGCTGCGCCGGGCGATCGTGAACTCCGCCTGCTGCTCCCCGGCTTCGTCACCCCGCACAAGAACCATGAGGTCCTCATCCGAGCCCTTCCGCGACTGCACGGCGCTCGCGCCGTCTTCACAGGTTCGGAAGACGGGAAGCACGGCGCTCACCTCCGCGCTCTCGCCGACGAACTCGGAGTCGGAGATCGTATCGAGTGGCTTGGTTTCGTCGACTCCGCCCGATTGGAAAGCGAATACGCGGCAGCGGATCTGCTCGTGATGCCGACACGGTGGGAAGCGGCGAGCGGGCCCATCTTCGAGGCGATCGTCCGGGGGCTACCGTTCGTCGCCAGCAGGATCCCTCCCATCACCGCTCAGCTCGATAGCCTTGGCCTCAGCCTTCCGACCTTCGACTGTGACTCTCCCGAAGAGCTCATCGCAGCGATTCGGGCGACGGTCGACGACTACGGCACTTTCGTAGACTTGCTTCGCCCCTTGAGTGCAGAGATCCGGGAGCGAACCTGGAAGCAGATGGCCGAGGACTACAACCATGTGTTCGCCTGGGCCGCGGGACGCGGCGACAAGCCTGAGCAACTCATGAGAGGCAACCACGTATGA